A genomic region of Botrytis cinerea B05.10 chromosome 9, complete sequence contains the following coding sequences:
- the Bcbik2 gene encoding Bcbik2, whose product MTTLVLPAPQSMACQRPPKASPRVSALPFTERTKQSSASQVKMGLYSGSSLRTSARTSHFLRSHDTPKLRPRLSAKALPIYRSLQSSSLEGFTRTALLLLRLALRKASRKDGILIALLLLAMQLVRLYQLVDKAPAKL is encoded by the exons ATGACT ACATTAGTGTTGCCTGCTCCACAGTCTATGGCATGTCAGCGCCCACCGAAGGCATCGCCTAGGGTGAGCGCTTTGCCGTTTACCGAGAGAACCAAACAGTCATCGGCTTCACAGGTAAAGATGGGATTGTATTCTGGCTCGTCTTTGAGAACCTCGGCCAGAACGTCCCATTTTCTCAGGTCCCACGATACACCGAAGCTGAGGCCGAGGCTCTCTGCCAAAGCGTTGCCTATATACAGGTCACTCCAAAGCTCAAGTTTGGAGGGATTTACAAGAACCGCGTTGTTGCTGTTAAGACTGGCGTTGAGGAAGGCGTCGCGAAAGGATGGCATACTGATCGCGCTATTATTGTTGGCGATGCAGCTTGTAAGGCTTTATCAGCTGGTGGACAAGGCGCCAGCCAAGTTATAG